A portion of the Caenorhabditis elegans chromosome III genome contains these proteins:
- the F56C9.10 gene encoding BCAS3 WD40 domain-containing protein (Confirmed by transcript evidence): MPPNANSVGGPKKKNKKNHQRPQQQHQQTQPQPLPEEEQPENPIKKDPKPEVLEEVVEKNREEDKEKVEETVAPTIEKEKNISGDLLDFSSSDKSSLSSRPDSPEEDEDAVPVVNRTTTSPPTSPPSQTAVEQDSLQAEEMLVDMSLDDAPAAPPRKPHQRSAPPPIPSMNTIMTKPRTNSVSYIKGQVVRQSAVEQQTLANQVVDLVAMGMSKGQTQSSQITAEKAEWVQLTSVEKAGEPNERLEVLIVGLCRGYQIWTMSMEFQQSGEFEEVLSERQGPVRALKVLPNNLKLRGKKDSFADSRPLIAMVDASSHHPDRQYCSVTIISLLTGREVHKIKFEEPVCAVNVSDQFLVVSLANMAYAYDILTFNEVRTIRTAPSCENSPPALSLSCQLLAYADTSLDLNLQSSGGLAAEVEATSSEKYTDHIYTAMSYFSRSVKTISESVGAGSGSSTKANQPQGVITVLNLAVSGEDESDGVMCHYVAHVDPISYIAFSPDQRLVLSADANANVFNIFLLMPHATSSSLAAVQHLYKLNRGSTPAKVVSTAFSEDCRWLAITTNHATTHVFAVCPFGGKPNQRTHGDTFVNKESRFHRSAGLTDAADVTASIGPSKHRAMADSCSYTKEHPIAVNSPTLAKTNGNSRVGPFPPPLLLVATEKIKDSRYTKEDLSAWAADMTSFSYPAAQASSSPAVAARRRLEVSRMSVMFRMKSYNSTTSTKTAKTTKMLMSMSLVIAKVDPAQGVIVTQHDIKSLRKEGETNMEASPQISVAPVGGWILQRTKNNADMHAPMPSASPLMAFATVETVPAKRIGDEDVWTPHVETRTYLPPHRWIWQGPQFELFEYREDDQPSLMSPGNKGSNASFKSIPVLVGSEAVNITMKTIPADATRIECGSYTSANSYSIDQGSDQPVIGGYSSATNGDYIASIADAMRDISSDDDSTKKKSPKNDDLIEEFFDTESSTPFARNGSGSSSSTGATGGKSLKKKKTPPASAPLPTSSTKSSQKDKKVQNGRERSKDSDDFGTFDMDDI; encoded by the exons gaaaaccCCATCAAGAAGGACCCAAAACCAGAAGTTTTAGAAGAAGTAGTAGAGAAGAATCGAGAAGAAGACAaagaaaaagtagaagaaaCGGTGGCTCCGACcatcgaaaaagaaaaaaacattagcgGGGATCTTTTGGATTTCAGCTCTTCGGATAAGAGTAGTTTGAGTAGCAGACCG GATTCGCCGGAAGAAGACGAGGACGCCGTTCCAGTGGTCAATAGGACCACAACGTCTCCTCCAACATCCCCACCGTCCCAAACAGCAGTTGAACAGGATTCTTTACAAGCTGAAGAAATGCTTGTCGATATGTCACTTGACGATGCTCCAGCTGCACCTCCAAGAAAACCACATCAGAGATCAGCACCACCACCAATTCCGTCAATGAATACGATAATGACAAAGCCAAGAACCAACTCAGTTTCTTATATCAAGGGACAAGTCGTTCGACAATCTGCTGTAGAACAACAAACTCTCGCCAATCAAGTGGTTGATTTAGTTGCGATGGGAATGTCAAAGGGACAGACACAAAGTTCACAAATAACTGCTGAAAAGGCCGAATGGGTGCAATTAACATCTGTGGAGAAAGCAGGAGAACCGAATGAAAGGCTTGAAGTGCTGATTGTTGGATTATGTCGAGGATATCAAATCTGGACGATGAGT ATGGAATTTCAGCAAAGCGGCGAATTCGAAGAGGTTCTATCAGAAAGACAAGGACCCGTGAGAGCTTTGAAAGTGCTTCCAAATAATCTTAAACTCCGTGGAAAGAAAGATTCATTCGCCGATTCCCGTCCACTTATTGCAATGGTTGATGCTTCTTCTCATCACCCTGATCGACAGTACTGCTCGGTCACCATCATCTCATTGTTAACTGGACGAGAAGTTCATAAAATCAAGTTCGAAGAGCCAGTTTGTGCTGTTAATGTGTCAGATCAATTTTTGGTCGTCTCTCTTGCAAATATGGCGTATGCCTATGACATTCTAACATTCAATGAAGTTAGGACCATTCGAACTGCACCATCCTGCGAAAACAGTCCGCCAGCACTTTCCCTGTCTTGCCAACTTTTGGCATATGCTGACACTAGt CTCGACTTGAATCTGCAAAGTAGTGGAGGACTTGCCGCTGAAGTTGAGGCAACAAGTAGTGAGAAGTATACCGATCATATTTATACTGCAATGAGC TACTTCAGTCGTAGCGTCAAGACAATCAGTGAATCAGTTGGTGCAGGATCGGGAAGTTCTACGAAGGCTAATCAGCCACAAGGAGTAATCACTGTTCTCAATCTGGCAGTCTCCGGAGAAGATGAATCAGATGGCGTTATGTGTCACTATGTAGCACATGTCGATCCTATTTCATATATTGCATTTTCACCTGATCAACGATTGGTTCTTTCTGCCGACGCGAATGCTAACGTTTTCAATATATTCCTTCTGATGCCACATGCTACATCATCTTCATTGGCCGCAGTTCAACATTTGTACAAGCTGAATCGCGGTAGCACCCCTGCAAAAGTTGTATCCACAGCATTTTCCGAAGATTGCCGTTGGTTGGCAATTACTACGAATCACGCAACAACTCACGTTTTCGCAGTTTGTCCGTTTGGAGGAAAACCTAATCAAAGAACACATGGAGATACTTTTGTGAACAAAGAATCAAGATTTCATAGGTCTGCTGGATTAACCGATGCAGCAGATGTTACTGCATCAATCGGACCCAGCAAACACAGAGCAATGGCTGATTCTTGCTCCTATACAAAAGAACATCCAATCGCCGTAAACTCTCCAACCCTGGCCAAGACCAATGGGAACTCCAGAGTCGGACCATTCCCACCACCACTACTTCTTGTCGCTACTGAGAAAATCAAGGACTCTCGATACACGAAAGAAGATTTAAGTGCATGGGCTGCTGACATGACAAGTTTCTCCTATCCAGCTGCTCAAGCTTCGTCTTCACCTGCAGTAGCTGCAAGGCGACGCTTGGAAGTTTCTAGAATGTCAGTGATGTTCAGGATGAAGAGTTATAACTCGACAACTAGCACAAAAACGGCGAAAACTACCAAAATGCTGATGTCAATGTCTCTAGTCATTGCAAAAGTTGATCCAGCTCAAGGAGTCATTGTTACACAACATGATATCAAATCTCTCCGAAAAGAGGGTGAAACTAACATGGAAGCTTCTCCTCAAATAAGTGTTGCTCCTGTCGGTGGTTGGATTCTTCAGAGGACCAAGAACAATGCAGATATGCATGCCCCAATGCCTTCTGCTTCTCCACTAATGGCTTTTGCTACAGTAGAGACTGTACCAGCAAAGAGGATTGGCGACGAGGATGTTTGGACACCTCACGTGGAAACACGAACGTATCTACCACCACACCGTTGGATTTGGCAAGGACCACAGTTCGAGTTGTTTGAATATCGAGAAGATGATCAACCGAGTCTGATGTCTCCTGGTAATAAAGGATCCAATGCTTCATTCAAGTCGATTCCAGTCCTTGTTGGATCTGAGGCAGTGAATATAA CCATGAAAACTATTCCCGCTGATGCAACAAGAATTGAATGCGGTAGTTACACATCTGCCAACTCGTACAGCATCGATCAAGGATCTGATCAACCAGTAATTGGTGGATATAGTAGTGCCACAAATGGAGAT TACATTGCCTCAATTGCTGATGCTATGCGTGATATTTCAAGTGATGACGACAGCACGAAAAAGAAGTctccaaaaaatgatgatCTTATTGAAGAATTTTTCGACACCGAATCGTCAACTCCATTTGCTCGAAACGGTTCTGGATCATCGTCTTCCACTGGAGCCACTGGCGgcaaatctttgaaaaagaagaagacacCACCAGCGTCTGCCCCTCTACCAACATCTTCCACAAAATCATCTCAAAAGgacaaaaaagttcagaatgGACGAGAACGATCGAAGGATTCTGAcgattttggaacttttgacATGGATGATATTTGA
- the F56C9.10 gene encoding BCAS3 WD40 domain-containing protein (Confirmed by transcript evidence), translated as MPPNANSVGGPKKKNKKNHQRPQQQHQQTQPQPLPEEEQPENPIKKDPKPEVLEEVVEKNREEDKEKVEETVAPTIEKEKNISGDLLDFSSSDKSSLSSRPNVKDSPEEDEDAVPVVNRTTTSPPTSPPSQTAVEQDSLQAEEMLVDMSLDDAPAAPPRKPHQRSAPPPIPSMNTIMTKPRTNSVSYIKGQVVRQSAVEQQTLANQVVDLVAMGMSKGQTQSSQITAEKAEWVQLTSVEKAGEPNERLEVLIVGLCRGYQIWTMSMEFQQSGEFEEVLSERQGPVRALKVLPNNLKLRGKKDSFADSRPLIAMVDASSHHPDRQYCSVTIISLLTGREVHKIKFEEPVCAVNVSDQFLVVSLANMAYAYDILTFNEVRTIRTAPSCENSPPALSLSCQLLAYADTSLDLNLQSSGGLAAEVEATSSEKYTDHIYTAMSYFSRSVKTISESVGAGSGSSTKANQPQGVITVLNLAVSGEDESDGVMCHYVAHVDPISYIAFSPDQRLVLSADANANVFNIFLLMPHATSSSLAAVQHLYKLNRGSTPAKVVSTAFSEDCRWLAITTNHATTHVFAVCPFGGKPNQRTHGDTFVNKESRFHRSAGLTDAADVTASIGPSKHRAMADSCSYTKEHPIAVNSPTLAKTNGNSRVGPFPPPLLLVATEKIKDSRYTKEDLSAWAADMTSFSYPAAQASSSPAVAARRRLEVSRMSVMFRMKSYNSTTSTKTAKTTKMLMSMSLVIAKVDPAQGVIVTQHDIKSLRKEGETNMEASPQISVAPVGGWILQRTKNNADMHAPMPSASPLMAFATVETVPAKRIGDEDVWTPHVETRTYLPPHRWIWQGPQFELFEYREDDQPSLMSPGNKGSNASFKSIPVLVGSEAVNITMKTIPADATRIECGSYTSANSYSIDQGSDQPVIGGYSSATNGDYIASIADAMRDISSDDDSTKKKSPKNDDLIEEFFDTESSTPFARNGSGSSSSTGATGGKSLKKKKTPPASAPLPTSSTKSSQKDKKVQNGRERSKDSDDFGTFDMDDI; from the exons gaaaaccCCATCAAGAAGGACCCAAAACCAGAAGTTTTAGAAGAAGTAGTAGAGAAGAATCGAGAAGAAGACAaagaaaaagtagaagaaaCGGTGGCTCCGACcatcgaaaaagaaaaaaacattagcgGGGATCTTTTGGATTTCAGCTCTTCGGATAAGAGTAGTTTGAGTAGCAGACCG aatGTGAAGGATTCGCCGGAAGAAGACGAGGACGCCGTTCCAGTGGTCAATAGGACCACAACGTCTCCTCCAACATCCCCACCGTCCCAAACAGCAGTTGAACAGGATTCTTTACAAGCTGAAGAAATGCTTGTCGATATGTCACTTGACGATGCTCCAGCTGCACCTCCAAGAAAACCACATCAGAGATCAGCACCACCACCAATTCCGTCAATGAATACGATAATGACAAAGCCAAGAACCAACTCAGTTTCTTATATCAAGGGACAAGTCGTTCGACAATCTGCTGTAGAACAACAAACTCTCGCCAATCAAGTGGTTGATTTAGTTGCGATGGGAATGTCAAAGGGACAGACACAAAGTTCACAAATAACTGCTGAAAAGGCCGAATGGGTGCAATTAACATCTGTGGAGAAAGCAGGAGAACCGAATGAAAGGCTTGAAGTGCTGATTGTTGGATTATGTCGAGGATATCAAATCTGGACGATGAGT ATGGAATTTCAGCAAAGCGGCGAATTCGAAGAGGTTCTATCAGAAAGACAAGGACCCGTGAGAGCTTTGAAAGTGCTTCCAAATAATCTTAAACTCCGTGGAAAGAAAGATTCATTCGCCGATTCCCGTCCACTTATTGCAATGGTTGATGCTTCTTCTCATCACCCTGATCGACAGTACTGCTCGGTCACCATCATCTCATTGTTAACTGGACGAGAAGTTCATAAAATCAAGTTCGAAGAGCCAGTTTGTGCTGTTAATGTGTCAGATCAATTTTTGGTCGTCTCTCTTGCAAATATGGCGTATGCCTATGACATTCTAACATTCAATGAAGTTAGGACCATTCGAACTGCACCATCCTGCGAAAACAGTCCGCCAGCACTTTCCCTGTCTTGCCAACTTTTGGCATATGCTGACACTAGt CTCGACTTGAATCTGCAAAGTAGTGGAGGACTTGCCGCTGAAGTTGAGGCAACAAGTAGTGAGAAGTATACCGATCATATTTATACTGCAATGAGC TACTTCAGTCGTAGCGTCAAGACAATCAGTGAATCAGTTGGTGCAGGATCGGGAAGTTCTACGAAGGCTAATCAGCCACAAGGAGTAATCACTGTTCTCAATCTGGCAGTCTCCGGAGAAGATGAATCAGATGGCGTTATGTGTCACTATGTAGCACATGTCGATCCTATTTCATATATTGCATTTTCACCTGATCAACGATTGGTTCTTTCTGCCGACGCGAATGCTAACGTTTTCAATATATTCCTTCTGATGCCACATGCTACATCATCTTCATTGGCCGCAGTTCAACATTTGTACAAGCTGAATCGCGGTAGCACCCCTGCAAAAGTTGTATCCACAGCATTTTCCGAAGATTGCCGTTGGTTGGCAATTACTACGAATCACGCAACAACTCACGTTTTCGCAGTTTGTCCGTTTGGAGGAAAACCTAATCAAAGAACACATGGAGATACTTTTGTGAACAAAGAATCAAGATTTCATAGGTCTGCTGGATTAACCGATGCAGCAGATGTTACTGCATCAATCGGACCCAGCAAACACAGAGCAATGGCTGATTCTTGCTCCTATACAAAAGAACATCCAATCGCCGTAAACTCTCCAACCCTGGCCAAGACCAATGGGAACTCCAGAGTCGGACCATTCCCACCACCACTACTTCTTGTCGCTACTGAGAAAATCAAGGACTCTCGATACACGAAAGAAGATTTAAGTGCATGGGCTGCTGACATGACAAGTTTCTCCTATCCAGCTGCTCAAGCTTCGTCTTCACCTGCAGTAGCTGCAAGGCGACGCTTGGAAGTTTCTAGAATGTCAGTGATGTTCAGGATGAAGAGTTATAACTCGACAACTAGCACAAAAACGGCGAAAACTACCAAAATGCTGATGTCAATGTCTCTAGTCATTGCAAAAGTTGATCCAGCTCAAGGAGTCATTGTTACACAACATGATATCAAATCTCTCCGAAAAGAGGGTGAAACTAACATGGAAGCTTCTCCTCAAATAAGTGTTGCTCCTGTCGGTGGTTGGATTCTTCAGAGGACCAAGAACAATGCAGATATGCATGCCCCAATGCCTTCTGCTTCTCCACTAATGGCTTTTGCTACAGTAGAGACTGTACCAGCAAAGAGGATTGGCGACGAGGATGTTTGGACACCTCACGTGGAAACACGAACGTATCTACCACCACACCGTTGGATTTGGCAAGGACCACAGTTCGAGTTGTTTGAATATCGAGAAGATGATCAACCGAGTCTGATGTCTCCTGGTAATAAAGGATCCAATGCTTCATTCAAGTCGATTCCAGTCCTTGTTGGATCTGAGGCAGTGAATATAA CCATGAAAACTATTCCCGCTGATGCAACAAGAATTGAATGCGGTAGTTACACATCTGCCAACTCGTACAGCATCGATCAAGGATCTGATCAACCAGTAATTGGTGGATATAGTAGTGCCACAAATGGAGAT TACATTGCCTCAATTGCTGATGCTATGCGTGATATTTCAAGTGATGACGACAGCACGAAAAAGAAGTctccaaaaaatgatgatCTTATTGAAGAATTTTTCGACACCGAATCGTCAACTCCATTTGCTCGAAACGGTTCTGGATCATCGTCTTCCACTGGAGCCACTGGCGgcaaatctttgaaaaagaagaagacacCACCAGCGTCTGCCCCTCTACCAACATCTTCCACAAAATCATCTCAAAAGgacaaaaaagttcagaatgGACGAGAACGATCGAAGGATTCTGAcgattttggaacttttgacATGGATGATATTTGA
- the F56C9.10 gene encoding BCAS3 WD40 domain-containing protein (Confirmed by transcript evidence), which translates to MPPNANSVGGPKKKNKKNHQRPQQQHQQTQPQPLPEEEQPENPIKKDPKPEVLEEVVEKNREEDKEKVEETVAPTIEKEKNISGDLLDFSSSDKSSLSSRPDSPEEDEDAVPVVNRTTTSPPTSPPSQTAVEQDSLQAEEMLVDMSLDDAPAAPPRKPHQRSAPPPIPSMNTIMTKPRTNSVSYIKGQVVRQSAVEQQTLANQVVDLVAMGMSKGQTQSSQITAEKAEWVQLTSVEKAGEPNERLEVLIVGLCRGYQIWTMSQSGEFEEVLSERQGPVRALKVLPNNLKLRGKKDSFADSRPLIAMVDASSHHPDRQYCSVTIISLLTGREVHKIKFEEPVCAVNVSDQFLVVSLANMAYAYDILTFNEVRTIRTAPSCENSPPALSLSCQLLAYADTSLDLNLQSSGGLAAEVEATSSEKYTDHIYTAMSYFSRSVKTISESVGAGSGSSTKANQPQGVITVLNLAVSGEDESDGVMCHYVAHVDPISYIAFSPDQRLVLSADANANVFNIFLLMPHATSSSLAAVQHLYKLNRGSTPAKVVSTAFSEDCRWLAITTNHATTHVFAVCPFGGKPNQRTHGDTFVNKESRFHRSAGLTDAADVTASIGPSKHRAMADSCSYTKEHPIAVNSPTLAKTNGNSRVGPFPPPLLLVATEKIKDSRYTKEDLSAWAADMTSFSYPAAQASSSPAVAARRRLEVSRMSVMFRMKSYNSTTSTKTAKTTKMLMSMSLVIAKVDPAQGVIVTQHDIKSLRKEGETNMEASPQISVAPVGGWILQRTKNNADMHAPMPSASPLMAFATVETVPAKRIGDEDVWTPHVETRTYLPPHRWIWQGPQFELFEYREDDQPSLMSPGNKGSNASFKSIPVLVGSEAVNITMKTIPADATRIECGSYTSANSYSIDQGSDQPVIGGYSSATNGDYIASIADAMRDISSDDDSTKKKSPKNDDLIEEFFDTESSTPFARNGSGSSSSTGATGGKSLKKKKTPPASAPLPTSSTKSSQKDKKVQNGRERSKDSDDFGTFDMDDI; encoded by the exons gaaaaccCCATCAAGAAGGACCCAAAACCAGAAGTTTTAGAAGAAGTAGTAGAGAAGAATCGAGAAGAAGACAaagaaaaagtagaagaaaCGGTGGCTCCGACcatcgaaaaagaaaaaaacattagcgGGGATCTTTTGGATTTCAGCTCTTCGGATAAGAGTAGTTTGAGTAGCAGACCG GATTCGCCGGAAGAAGACGAGGACGCCGTTCCAGTGGTCAATAGGACCACAACGTCTCCTCCAACATCCCCACCGTCCCAAACAGCAGTTGAACAGGATTCTTTACAAGCTGAAGAAATGCTTGTCGATATGTCACTTGACGATGCTCCAGCTGCACCTCCAAGAAAACCACATCAGAGATCAGCACCACCACCAATTCCGTCAATGAATACGATAATGACAAAGCCAAGAACCAACTCAGTTTCTTATATCAAGGGACAAGTCGTTCGACAATCTGCTGTAGAACAACAAACTCTCGCCAATCAAGTGGTTGATTTAGTTGCGATGGGAATGTCAAAGGGACAGACACAAAGTTCACAAATAACTGCTGAAAAGGCCGAATGGGTGCAATTAACATCTGTGGAGAAAGCAGGAGAACCGAATGAAAGGCTTGAAGTGCTGATTGTTGGATTATGTCGAGGATATCAAATCTGGACGATGAGT CAAAGCGGCGAATTCGAAGAGGTTCTATCAGAAAGACAAGGACCCGTGAGAGCTTTGAAAGTGCTTCCAAATAATCTTAAACTCCGTGGAAAGAAAGATTCATTCGCCGATTCCCGTCCACTTATTGCAATGGTTGATGCTTCTTCTCATCACCCTGATCGACAGTACTGCTCGGTCACCATCATCTCATTGTTAACTGGACGAGAAGTTCATAAAATCAAGTTCGAAGAGCCAGTTTGTGCTGTTAATGTGTCAGATCAATTTTTGGTCGTCTCTCTTGCAAATATGGCGTATGCCTATGACATTCTAACATTCAATGAAGTTAGGACCATTCGAACTGCACCATCCTGCGAAAACAGTCCGCCAGCACTTTCCCTGTCTTGCCAACTTTTGGCATATGCTGACACTAGt CTCGACTTGAATCTGCAAAGTAGTGGAGGACTTGCCGCTGAAGTTGAGGCAACAAGTAGTGAGAAGTATACCGATCATATTTATACTGCAATGAGC TACTTCAGTCGTAGCGTCAAGACAATCAGTGAATCAGTTGGTGCAGGATCGGGAAGTTCTACGAAGGCTAATCAGCCACAAGGAGTAATCACTGTTCTCAATCTGGCAGTCTCCGGAGAAGATGAATCAGATGGCGTTATGTGTCACTATGTAGCACATGTCGATCCTATTTCATATATTGCATTTTCACCTGATCAACGATTGGTTCTTTCTGCCGACGCGAATGCTAACGTTTTCAATATATTCCTTCTGATGCCACATGCTACATCATCTTCATTGGCCGCAGTTCAACATTTGTACAAGCTGAATCGCGGTAGCACCCCTGCAAAAGTTGTATCCACAGCATTTTCCGAAGATTGCCGTTGGTTGGCAATTACTACGAATCACGCAACAACTCACGTTTTCGCAGTTTGTCCGTTTGGAGGAAAACCTAATCAAAGAACACATGGAGATACTTTTGTGAACAAAGAATCAAGATTTCATAGGTCTGCTGGATTAACCGATGCAGCAGATGTTACTGCATCAATCGGACCCAGCAAACACAGAGCAATGGCTGATTCTTGCTCCTATACAAAAGAACATCCAATCGCCGTAAACTCTCCAACCCTGGCCAAGACCAATGGGAACTCCAGAGTCGGACCATTCCCACCACCACTACTTCTTGTCGCTACTGAGAAAATCAAGGACTCTCGATACACGAAAGAAGATTTAAGTGCATGGGCTGCTGACATGACAAGTTTCTCCTATCCAGCTGCTCAAGCTTCGTCTTCACCTGCAGTAGCTGCAAGGCGACGCTTGGAAGTTTCTAGAATGTCAGTGATGTTCAGGATGAAGAGTTATAACTCGACAACTAGCACAAAAACGGCGAAAACTACCAAAATGCTGATGTCAATGTCTCTAGTCATTGCAAAAGTTGATCCAGCTCAAGGAGTCATTGTTACACAACATGATATCAAATCTCTCCGAAAAGAGGGTGAAACTAACATGGAAGCTTCTCCTCAAATAAGTGTTGCTCCTGTCGGTGGTTGGATTCTTCAGAGGACCAAGAACAATGCAGATATGCATGCCCCAATGCCTTCTGCTTCTCCACTAATGGCTTTTGCTACAGTAGAGACTGTACCAGCAAAGAGGATTGGCGACGAGGATGTTTGGACACCTCACGTGGAAACACGAACGTATCTACCACCACACCGTTGGATTTGGCAAGGACCACAGTTCGAGTTGTTTGAATATCGAGAAGATGATCAACCGAGTCTGATGTCTCCTGGTAATAAAGGATCCAATGCTTCATTCAAGTCGATTCCAGTCCTTGTTGGATCTGAGGCAGTGAATATAA CCATGAAAACTATTCCCGCTGATGCAACAAGAATTGAATGCGGTAGTTACACATCTGCCAACTCGTACAGCATCGATCAAGGATCTGATCAACCAGTAATTGGTGGATATAGTAGTGCCACAAATGGAGAT TACATTGCCTCAATTGCTGATGCTATGCGTGATATTTCAAGTGATGACGACAGCACGAAAAAGAAGTctccaaaaaatgatgatCTTATTGAAGAATTTTTCGACACCGAATCGTCAACTCCATTTGCTCGAAACGGTTCTGGATCATCGTCTTCCACTGGAGCCACTGGCGgcaaatctttgaaaaagaagaagacacCACCAGCGTCTGCCCCTCTACCAACATCTTCCACAAAATCATCTCAAAAGgacaaaaaagttcagaatgGACGAGAACGATCGAAGGATTCTGAcgattttggaacttttgacATGGATGATATTTGA